The Xyrauchen texanus isolate HMW12.3.18 chromosome 33, RBS_HiC_50CHRs, whole genome shotgun sequence region GGAATGAGACTATTCATTCAAAAGGCTTGGGTTAGCAATCACTCAACTAGCATAGATCAAACAAAGAAATGGACGGAAGTATTATACTTCTGAGAACAATTACACCAATCTAGATAATACATAAACTGAAAGTCTTACCAACGCCAGCCTGTTTCCTGCAAAAAATCAAATCTGGGTGATGTTTTGCCATAATCAAGGAACAAACCCAGCTTGCTGGCACACTAGCGGCGACTTCACGATTATgatcttcttctgcagaacatctTATTGCCCCCTAATGGACAGAGTGCAACGTGAAATTAGGGCACGAAAAGATGCACGATATTTTAGGATAACAGATAAGAAAtcaaataaacatgtaaataaataactatCAGGTTTAGGAAATGTTAGAAATATGTGTGTCTATACAGAGACAAAAACCTCGTTTTTAATATTGTATAGAGCGTAAccgtcaactagcgtgttacgatAGTTGGTCACCGTTTGCGGATGCCATACAAATGAATGAGAGACGTAAACTGACAactacctgtcgcaaaattgtccgTGTTGTCTCTTATAAACAGCTATTTTATCTTAGTAAACACTGTTCATTCCAAAAGGATTTCTTTGTGTAACACACGATTAGTGGACAGGTGGTCTATTCATTAACCGATAAGCTGTTTCCAGTTTATTCGTCATCTCCTGCAtagacatccatttaaaaaaacaaaaacagcctcTTGTCTATATGGGATCGCCGCGTTATGCTATTTTAGGCTATGCTCGTAGGCTCACATATGTAGAAGggttctgtgtttgtgtagttTTAGAAAAGGTCCTAAAAGCAATAGATTGACACCTTGAAATTTCATTACCAGAATCAACCATAAAATGTATCCTTcgaatttttttacattatcttTTTTCCATATTAATTAATTAGAAATAAACGTGAACATCATGACAAGCTGGGCTTTTAAAAGTAGATACAATCAGACCCAAACATGTCAACATCCTTCCAAGACGTTGAGTTCTTAAACCTGCACGTCATTTTCTGGCGTCACATCTTTGTCAGTGAACAAAATGGCAACCTACTGCCTAACCGTCGCCCGGCTTCAGGTACACGAACATTTACTTTTCAGACTGTCAACATGTATGTATTTAATTCATTAGTGCCAGTCAGAGCTGTGTTTGTAATTTTGAGGTATACACAGTAAGTAAATCTGCTATATTCACGTTGAAAGCTGCTCGTGAAGTCTTCACAGGTCACGGTGCCCGAGGATGTCTGCAGCGGGTGACTTTGCGGCGCTGCGACTGATAGATGGCATATATTCTTTATTTCTAGGGGTTTTACACAAGACAACAAATCACGGtgccagaaataataatatctaTTTTTACGATGCTTGTATTTTAGATTTTCAATGCATGTGTCTGTGGTTTTGTCGCAAGGTGAACACAAGGTTAAAAACAGCGCTACGAGAATAACGGCACGGACGACGTAGATCAACTAACAGAACAGTTACCTGAATATGACGGAGTGATTTATTTTACACACAAAGCATTATATATGGTTTTCTGAATTTGCATGTCATAAATACACATGGATTGATCACATGGGCGAAATTGAGCATCTATTTTATATTATGAATTACACGGATAAACTATGttgatgtttattattattattattattattattattgataagtGAATTGTTTATATAGCTTCGTATAAAATGTGAGtctacaaaaacaaatgtaagcTGTCTAAACAATCtggtaacatttttaaatgtccaTAACAAATTAAATAGGAATATGAGAATATCACCAGTGATGCCTTGATACTttaataaatgatgacagttaAATAAACCACCATACCAGTTTATGGTGGTCAAGAGTTACTAGCtaaattatatcattttatttgaagTTTGTTTGCTAAATCAGTAAATGTATTGAAGATCTCAATATGAAATTCTCTTGTATACCattcatttattatatttaacaatttGTTACCATGTTATTTAATTGTGTTCCAgctctttgtttatttgtttgtttcagcTTGCTCTGGGGCAGGGTGCCCGACGCCTGCATGTGGCGGCAGCTCTCAACGCAAAGGCCAAAGTGGCCATGAGCCGCTATGAGCCAAAAACATATGTCAACTATGACAAGCTTCGCTCAAATATTGACATTGTGCGCAAAAGGTCAGAAGAACCTACTGTATTTTAGATTTGTGCTTTATTTACTTCCCCCACCTTATCTCTTACTGAGTGACACAGTTATTTTGCTTGTTACATTCACAGAAGAAAATCAGCTTAACAGCCTGTTATGCATTTTTTCTACACTTTCctactgttaaagggatagttcaccaaaattttTTTTGGTCTAATTTGCTCACCtacataccatcccagatgttaatgactttttttctttcctatgctgaacacaaattaagatttttagaggagtATCTCAGCTCcattggtcctcacaatgcaagtgaatgatgtccagaccttttgaaggtccaaaaagcacataaaggcaacataaaaagtaatccatacgactccagtggttcaatccatgtcttcagaagcgatataattggtgtgtgtgagaaacggatctatatttaagtcctttttgactataaattctcctcactgcccagtaggtggcaatatgcatgaagaatgtgaatcataaaaaacaaaagacgaagaaagtgaaagtgaagatttatagtttaaaattACTTgtatatggatctgtttctcacccacacccatcatatcgcttctgaagacatggatttaaccactggagtcgtatggattactttttatgttgcatttatgtgctttttggagcttcaaagttctggtcaccgttcacttgtattgtgaggatatacctagctgaaatattcttctaaaaatcttcatttgtgttcagcagaagaaagtcatacacatctgggatggcatgagtgtgagtaatgatgagagaattttcattttgggtgaatccCTTTAAGAAATAACATATTCCCCCTCTGCCTATATCAAGTAAGGTCTTTGGTAAATATGGGCATAAatcaaaccattatttatatagcttgaATTTGGTCTTCTTTGCATCTTCCAGACTCAATCGTCCTCTCACCCTGTCAGAGAAGATTGTCTATGGCCATCTAGATGACCCCGCTGGACAGGAAATTGTTAGAGGGCGCACATACTTGCGCCTGCATCCAGATCGAGTTGCTATGCAGGATGCAACAGCACAGATGGCCATGCTGCAGTTCATCAGCAGTGGACTTCCCAAAGTTGCAGTGCCAACCACTATCCATTGTGACCATCTTATTGAGGCCCAGACTGGAGGAGTCCAAGATCTTCAAAAAGCAAAGGTGAGAAGGGCCATGTAATGATATTACTTAATGAGTATCACAGTCATCatataaaaaggaaaattattgTTCTGGATCTGGATGATTGGTCCATTTAAGGTCAAAATTTAGCTGAAATTATGCAgcatgagcttagagactgctacatctttgttttcacggagacgtggctcagcgacagagttcatGACGCCGCCATTCAGTTAGACGggctcgtttcgtgccgacagaaatgcagctctgtgcggtaagactcgcggtggtggcttgtgtgtttacatcaacactgaatggtgcaagaactatatgctagtctctagtttatgctagtctctagttactgcttatcactggtggagcttgtgactgttagatgcagacctttttatttaccacaggaattccccactgttattataactggagtttacattccccccagcgcaaaggaagcgctctgtgaactgtatggggctatgagcaaaCTGCCGAACGCTCAcactgacggactgtttattgtcgctgtAGATTTCAACCATGCACATCTCAAGAcggtgctccctaaattccatcagtttgtggactttgcaacgagaggggcgaacacgcttgatcttgtttacacaaacatcccagacgcgtatcgggcggagccccgcccccacctcggttactcagaccacatctctgttatgctaattccagcatacagaccgctcatcagacgcacaaaaccgctccagaagcaggtgaaaaactggccagcaggagccatctctgctcttcaggactgttttgagtgtactgactggcacatgttcagggaggctgcaacatattgtgactaccaacttggaggaatacagcatcagtgatcagctacatcagcaagtgcattgatgatgtcaccttctccaagaccatcaccacatgctccaatcAGAAGCCGTgagtgcgtgcgctgctgaggacccgagactccgccttcagagcaggcgacaaggctgccctaagaacagcgagggccaaaatgtcccgggccatcagagaggcaaagcgggCACACGCCCatagaatccacagtcacttccaggacagcggcgtcACGCGGCGCATGtagcagggcatccaggccatcaccaactacaggacaacatcagttgcctgtaacaaagatgcctcccttccatcCACTTCCATCACCACCACCCCCCTCCtggcattcaacacaataattcctctgcacctgattggaaagctgaacctgctgggtctGGAcatctccctctgcaactggatcctgaacttcctgactgggagacctctgtcagtccggattgggaacagcatctccaccacactGAGCGCTGGGGCCCCCCAGGACTGTGTGCtaagtccactgctgttcactctgctgactcgcaactgtgcagcaatgcacagctcgaaccacatcattaagttcgctgatgacacgactgtggtgggtctcatcagcaagaacgacgagtcagcatacagagaggaggtgcagcggctaacggactggtgtagagccaacaatctgtctctgaatgtggccaaaacagagtgaccgctctccactgaacatcgacggctcctccgtggagatcgtcaagagcaccaaattccttggtatTCACCTGGcgaagaacctcacctggtccctcaacaccagctctattaccaagaaagcccagcagtgtctctactcgaaggctgaggaaagcacatctcccatcctcactacattcaatagagggactattgagagcatcctgagcagctgcatcactgcctggtttgggacttgcacagtTTCGGaacacaaagccctgcagaggatagtgaggacagctgagaagatcatcggggtctctcttccctccattgaagacatttacaaaaaacactgcatccgcaaagcaaccagcattgtggatgaccccacacacccctcacacaaactcttcaccttcctgccgtctggcaaaaggtaccgaagcattcgggccctcacggccagactgtgtaacagacACAGacactggactgacacacacacacatttggtccccacaaagtgataaatacacgctcacacacacacacacacacacacacacacacacacacacatgtcctgagcactttaattattgtcactttatacctggctgctacctcaataactgctatgtgcatagaacactatctcatagtgttatgtttacatttggcatttttcgAAACTGtcttctttttgcactactgtgtactggtggGTGGTGCACTGTCTCTCTttgtgcccattgtcctgttaattttgagtaattttttgtactgtcccgtactttttgcacacatttgcatgtgcactttatattggTATGTTATTtaatctgtgtagtctcatgtggttctgtgtttgtcctatgttgttttatgtagcaccatggtcctggaggaacgttttgtcgtttcactgtgtactgtactaactgtatatggttgaacgacaataaaaaccacttgacttaaaaaaaaaaagttctgcatAATGTAAAAGTCACTTTTACTGGTCACTCATGGATTGTTTACCTCCTTTCCCCTACTGTGAGTCAGGAAGTGAATCAAGAGGTTTACAATTTCCTCGCTAGTGCTGGGGCCAAATATGGTGTTGGCTTTTGGAAACCTGGCTCTGGGATCATCCATCAGGTAGAAAGAAACTGCATTTTTCTCTTCATGTTATAAGGTCAATGACTTCATGTTGGAAatcttcataaattcacagtatgtctTTTAGGCAAACTGTACAGATCTTGTTTGATGTTTTCTTAGATTATCTTGGAGAATTATGCATACCCTGGAGTCATGTTGATTGGTACAGACTCACACACTCCTAATGGTGGTGGCCTGGGCTGCATCTGCATTGGAGTTGGTGGGGCTGATGCTGTTGATGTCATGGCAGGAATTCCTTGGGAACTGAAGTGTCCAAACGTGAGCTTCCATTGGCTCATAAGAGCAGTTTCATGACCCCAATCAAGATTTGTCACATTTCATTTAGCTCTGTATGGTTATGTGTCTTCATTTTgcaaacaatttatttaaaatactttctttccAAAATTGTGTTGGCAATTGTCAGGGTTTATTTAAAGCAGGGGTTCTTAGTAGATCGGGGAGAAAATTAGTAGATCGGGGAGTGTTAGGCGTTTATCAGTCATGTTATTCAAATCTATCGTCAAGTTCCTgcttgcattaaaacatttaatctggACTTCATGATACGGGCTGGTATGCATTTGTACTGCGGTTCATCTGATTCTGAAGTTAAGCAACGCATCTGATGTATGTGGTGCAAGTGCAAAGCAGGTGCGTTTCTACTCAGACTCGTTTCAAGGTCTTAAACGTGCAGCTCTGATAAATGGAGCACTGCGAGAACCAGTGAAGCATGGCGCGAGATGCTGAAACtatttgaattcggcacagaattctacatgacCACCCTTGAATTTTCTGTTGTAACATTAAATTTACTTTAGTCACAAAAATATTCATAATGCATATTCTCAAATCATTaattcagctctattaaatttgtcatagactacattaggggagtgagggaatataatacatatttgttaaaacttttaaatgtttatattttgtatttattgtttttccatGTATTTAGAGTAGGCCtactgtttgtaaaaaaaaatacaaaaataaataaaaggtcataatttgttaaatattaatcatgttacatctaatcATGGTATTGATGAAGATCCATGCTTCCCTGTGCTTACTATGGTCTTTGTACAAATAACACTgtcaaaactataaaaaaaaaaaaatacatttacataagggcaaatgcaaaatatattttctttcttttttcctgatGAAATAGAACCGCGTCAATCGGGTGGGTTAATGGAATGAACTTTGGGTGCGTTCaccaaaaaagtttgagaaccacttatTTAAAGGTTATCTGCTTTTCCAGGTCATTGGTGTGAAACTGACAGGCTCGTTGTCTGGCTGGACTTCACCAAAAGATGTCATCCTTAAAGTGGCAGGCATTTTAACTGTGAAGGGTGGCACTGGTGCCATTGTGGAGTATCATGGCCCTGGTGTAGACTCTATCTCCTGCACAGGTAAAAACTAGCTTAGTAACAACCATATTTGTTTGTTCTGTCGGTGTGTTGGCAGTCCCGTAAACATTCTAAACACTGAAGATTTGCATGCTTTTGGGTTTTCTAATCAGGTATGGCCACCATCTGTAATATGGGTGCTGAAATTGGAGCTACCACCTCTGTGTTTCCTTACAACCACCGTATGAAAACATACTTGGAGAAAACGGGGCGTGGAGGTAAGCAGCAGCGATTGACAAAATTGGTGGAATTATCAATTATATAGTCTAGTTTCTTATCCCTCTTTTCCCTCATTTGGGCAGAAATTGCTGCTGTAGCAAATGAGAACCAAGACCTGTTGGTACCTGATTCTGGCTGTCATTATGATCAAGTGATTGAGATCAATCTGAATGAGGTAAGAGCAGGTTCATTTTGGTTACTTTGATTGTATCTAACAGTCAGGAGTGACAGTAACTGTtatggagttaaagggatagttcacttgtCTGTATGCCCAccctaaaaaaatctaatttattcaccctcatcccatcccagatgtgtatgactttcttctgcagaacacaaaggtttttagatgaatatctcagctctgttggtccatacaatgcaagtgaatggcgaccataactttgaagcgccaaaaagcacataaaggcaacaaagTAATCAAtaggactccagtgttttaatcaatgtcttaaGCGATCCagttagttttgggtgagaacagtccaaaatgtaaatcctttttcACTAAATCTTGATATTTGTAGTCTCCTTGGTaattgtgatttcaagcttgattacacttcatagcgccatctagcactctgcgcatgcgtcaagctctaggaagtgtaatcatgcttgaaatcatgagtgcgtctagagactgcaatggcaagatgtacagtgaaaaaggaattacattttggtatgttttcacccaaaacctacaaaaaatactgattaaaacGCAGGAAttatatggattacgtttatgatgactttatatggtttttggagcttcaaatttttaatcaccattcacttgcattgtaaggacctacagagctgaaatattcttctaaaaatctttgtttgtgttctgcagaagaaagtcatacacatctgggatggtaaaagatgagagaattttcatttttagatgaacatTCCCTTTAATGGACTAAAATTATGCAAGTCCtctaattacatatttttaatacCCTCCTGTAGCTAAAGCCTCACATCAATGGTCCATTTACTCCTGACCTGGCCCACCTTGTTTCAGATATTGGCTCTGTCGCTGAGAAGAATGGCTGGCCCCTGGAAGTTAAAGTCGGTCCGTGTTTTAGTATCTTCCTCATTTAGAGTCcattatttttatgataattattcacaaaaaataatatattttgtattttacctTGTTTttgaatatgtatgtatgtattttttttttttaatatttttctacTGTAATttttgtacagcacattggtcaacagtttttgtttttaattgtgctctataaataaactgacaaatgaaaaaatattctCGTTCTGTTTAGTGATCATGCTCTTACTACCTAAACATTACAGGTCTGATTGGAAGCTGCACCAACTCTAGTTATGAAGACATGGGCAGAGCTGCCTCCTTGGCTAAACAGGCTCTGGACAAAGGACTCAAGTGCAAAGCCCAATTCACAATCACCCCTGGCTCTGAGCAGATTCGTGCCACAATTGAGAGAGATGGCTATGTGAGTTGTAGTGTTTGTAGAGTTCATATTTGTTGATCACTGAGTTGGAGAAAGATCTCATGGGTGATTTTCTAGTAGATCATGCTTCCAACATATTTATTCTGTCTGCATTTGGCCTATCAGTGAAATATGTATCTTTGCCTTTAGGCTAAATACTTGAGGGATGTTGGTGGTGTTGTCCTGGCTAATGCCTGTGGGCCCTGCATTGGTCAGTGGGACAGGTGAAGTATTTGTCCTCTTTTTAAACCATaagatttgtgtgtgtttgtcaatctgttttattttttgtatgtgaATGGATAATGCCTAACAAAGTAATATGTCAAATCTGTGTACAGTCAGcaggtcattattgcaaaaaacTCTTGCTTACTATACCATATTCCATTGCACAACCTTTTTCCaaatatatgcaaaataaataaatggacatattaATTTAGTTGAAATAATTAAGTGAGAATGGACCGCAAAGGGAAACCAGAGTCCCGAGACTAGCACAGCTATGTTGGAAATCGGTTTGCAACTGGGACACCTGTCaactaaatagttttttttgaTGGCAGAATGCTGTgatttgaccaatcagaatccagtatTCTAGAGAGTTGTGTAATAAAGACATATATATCacccaataaaatattttttgcagacGTGATGTTAAGAAGGGAGAGAAAAACACCATAGTCACATCATTCAACAGAAACTTCACAGCTAGAAATGATGCTAACCCTGCCACCCATGCTTTTGTCACATCCCCAGAGGTACTCCACACTTGACTGTATGCAAATGGACCCtgcccttctctctctctgtctctctctctctctctctctgaatgtaCATTTGTATAAAAACATGCCAATTAACTTGTGGTTTTCCTTTTAATTTTATCTGTAATCATGCAGATTGTCACAGCCCTTGCCATTGCAGGCACACTTAAGTTCAACCCTGAGACTGATTTCCTCACAGCACCCAATGGAGAAAAGTTTAAACTGGTGCCACCCACAGGAGATGAGCTTCCTTCCCTTGACTTTAACCCAGGTCAGGACACCTACCAGCACCCACCAGCTGAAGGGTCTGCCCTAAAAGTGGATGTTAACCCTCAGAGCAACCGCCTTCAGCTGTTGGAGCCCTTTGACAAATGGAATGGAAAAGACCTTGAGGACCTTCTAGTGCTCATCAAGGTATTCTATAGGTCTTAGTCACAGATGTTTGAAATTCTGCATTTCAGTCCAAACTGATTTCCAAAATCATTCTGAATAAAGTACATCATCTTGTCAGGTAAAAGGCAAGTGCACCACAGACCATATCAGTGCTGCTGGACCCTGGTTAAAGTTCCGTGGCCACCTTGATAACATTTCAAATAACCTGCTCATTGGTGCCGTTAATTTTGAGAATGATGCTGTAAATAAAATTCGTAACCATCTGACTGGAGAGTATGGTGGTGTCCCTGATGTTGCCCGTCATTACAAAGTAAgtgtttaaaacattaatttcaactcatttaaaataaaaatgttcctaCTTATTTAAAGTGTTTACATTGACTGTTTCTGAGTGGCTTGTAATATCTCTCTTGCAGAAGCACAATATTTCATGGGTTGTTGTGGGAGATGAGAACTACGGTGAGGGATCCAGTAGAGAGCATGCTGCTCTGGAGCCCAGACATTTAGGAGGAAGGGCCATTATTGTAAAGAGCTTTGCTAGAATCCATGGTAAGTGAATTCAAAAGCTTTTTTCTCCACTTGAAACCAAGCATCATGTTAAGCAACTGATTTTTCCATGATCGGTAATGTCTGTCAACAGAAACTAACTTGAAGAAACAAGGCCTGCTGCCTCTCACCTTCTCTAACCCTGCTGATTATGACAAAATCCACCCAGATGATAAAATCACCATCGTAGGTCTTCAGAGCTTTGCCCCTGGAAAGGTAAGTTTTATGTAAACATATTGTCATTATACTTCTTGCCTGCTCTGTTTTGTTCTCATAATTTAGACTATTCTGTAAATCCTCTCCTTGCTTGGCAAAAAACCTTTTGTTtttagtataaaaaaaaacaggaaatctAATTTAAAAGCTTAGAAGTAGGGATGCACTGACGTAACGGCCACCGACAATATTTATCGGACAATTATTGGCCAAATTAAAACCATGGGCAAACCACATTTAAAGGAGTAGTTGACCtaaaaaagaacatttgttgataatttaccctcaggccatccaagataagagagtttcttcatcaaaacacaatttaagacttttaggatttaatttcaggcctcctcctttaaacaatgcaagtgaatgagattttttttatggtccaaaatgcatatttagggtgtatCAAAATAATCCACGCATCATGTGGAGGAGTCGTCAGGAAGCACGTCATTGTTTttcaagagaaacttgcacaaaCCAAGTgctgtt contains the following coding sequences:
- the LOC127626617 gene encoding aconitate hydratase, mitochondrial-like; the encoded protein is MATYCLTVARLQLALGQGARRLHVAAALNAKAKVAMSRYEPKTYVNYDKLRSNIDIVRKRLNRPLTLSEKIVYGHLDDPAGQEIVRGRTYLRLHPDRVAMQDATAQMAMLQFISSGLPKVAVPTTIHCDHLIEAQTGGVQDLQKAKEVNQEVYNFLASAGAKYGVGFWKPGSGIIHQIILENYAYPGVMLIGTDSHTPNGGGLGCICIGVGGADAVDVMAGIPWELKCPNVIGVKLTGSLSGWTSPKDVILKVAGILTVKGGTGAIVEYHGPGVDSISCTGMATICNMGAEIGATTSVFPYNHRMKTYLEKTGRGEIAAVANENQDLLVPDSGCHYDQVIEINLNELKPHINGPFTPDLAHLVSDIGSVAEKNGWPLEVKVGLIGSCTNSSYEDMGRAASLAKQALDKGLKCKAQFTITPGSEQIRATIERDGYAKYLRDVGGVVLANACGPCIGQWDRRDVKKGEKNTIVTSFNRNFTARNDANPATHAFVTSPEIVTALAIAGTLKFNPETDFLTAPNGEKFKLVPPTGDELPSLDFNPGQDTYQHPPAEGSALKVDVNPQSNRLQLLEPFDKWNGKDLEDLLVLIKVKGKCTTDHISAAGPWLKFRGHLDNISNNLLIGAVNFENDAVNKIRNHLTGEYGGVPDVARHYKKHNISWVVVGDENYGEGSSREHAALEPRHLGGRAIIVKSFARIHETNLKKQGLLPLTFSNPADYDKIHPDDKITIVGLQSFAPGKPLNAVIKHIDGSTETIELNHTFNETQIGWFQAGSALNRMKEMQK